From uncultured Pseudodesulfovibrio sp.:
ATGTAACCGCTTTTCTTTTTTATATAACAAGAAGAAATGCCCAGCAGATTTTTCTCAAAAAATCTCAAACTTGAATGACCATGTGCCACCAATCAAGCCAACTTCGTGTCGTGGTCAAGGATAAAAAAAGATCCGCCTAGACACCTACGAACACCCTAAACAGATGGACTGACTGAAGCCAAAGGGGTAGTATCAGCATAGATTCCCACCTCCCCTACGAAGACTATTCGAAAACGATTTCTTTTTATCAGCGTCATCATACAATCAACTCTGGCGGCCACTATGCGCATCTTGATCATTCCCATGATACTCCTTATCTCATTTATCATCTATCTCGCTTTTTCTAACCCGAATATGATTGTTGTTTCTGAAAATCTGAAACTCAACGATATTTCGAACCAAACCCGTGAAGCAATCCAAGGCAAAAACTTCTGGAAACATCAGTTAAACGAAGTAAAACGGCTCAAAATGCAACTTAAAGAGAATCTTGCATTAAACAAAAGACAAAGAGAGGAGCATATTCAACTGTTGAAAAGAATACAGTCAAGAGAAGAAGATAACTCTTTCAAGTCATTAACTTCGGATCAAAAGGAAACACTCTGGGCCACGAAAGAAGCAAATATGATTAGAGAGATAAAAGACATCAACAGGCAATATGAACACAGTAAGCAGATTGTCACAGACGATTTCCCCGAACTCAACAAACTCATGGAAAAAATCGAAGGTCACATCAAAACTCTTAATTAAAAAAAGAAAAGCCAAAGAAAAAGGTAGGTCCACCGAAGACATGAAATAAAAGGAATCTATGCAACCCAGCTCATACACATATAATTGGAATAAAAATTCGACAGTACTATTTCTGGACTGTCTGTAAAAATCGAACAAGCGTACGACAAATAACTTGATCGTACTTCCGTTCGTTAGTGACAAGTTCAGCAGCAGCATTAATCGGTGGGATGCAAGTGCGATAGGCACAATCCGTAATCATGGCACAATAGGAGTCAGCCACAGCGGCGATTCGCCCCAACTGGCCAATACTCTCGCCTTTCAATTTATTGGGATAACCGGTGCCATTGAGTCGTTCATGATGCTGAATGACAGGTTCGACAATCTCCTGCCGCGTCAAATTCAACTTTGTCAAAAGTTCCACCCCGGCATTAGGGTGCTCTCGCATAGTTCGCCGTTCGGAAGTGGTAAGTTGTTGGGGTTTTCCAAGCATCAATGGAGAAAGGCGCGACATACCAATATCATATAATAGGAAACCTAGCGCTATTGTTTCCAAAAGCTCAAGCGTCATATCCCCCTTATTCAATTCCACATATATGGCTAAAGCAATGATTGACGCATTAATACGCCGTCTTTCTATGGAAAGATCTGCATGCACATCCTTGACTAATCGAGCAATACGTTGCGGATTCTGAATCAAATAAACACAAAGAGACTCGACAGCGCGTTGTAAATCTTCAAGATGCCCTGCCAAATGGTGGGTATAGAGTGCCCCCTGCCGACGATTTAATTCATTAATAAAGAGCCCGGCTTTCTCTTCCCAAGTCAAATTTGGATCTTCAAGAGCAGTATCAAGATTACAAGCAACACATTCAGTATATTGTTCGATTTGATTACGAGAAAAAAACAGTAAACCCTTTTCGCTCAATTCTCTGACTTTGCCGCGTAAATGGCGATCGAGGTCTCGCCCAGCAACATACACAGGCGACAAAACCCGAATATCTTCCTTCCAATGGAAAAGATTCACAGGATACTGCTGCCGAGGAAAACAATCTAAAATATTTGGATCTATCTGATTATAATCTTCAGTACTTATACCGTCTGAACAATCAACTTCCTTGACGCCCAGCATATTCTCTTTGATTGCCATAAACCTCTGCCGAATCCCGAACGTATCTTTGAGTTCATATTCATAACTAAAACCAGATTATCACCGATAAAAACGTGTTTAAAACACTCAGTATCAATTCCCCTAAGTTCGCCTCGGACATATTGTCAAGCGCACCCTCAAGGAAAAACCGAAAAATCAATACACTACAATTTGATATTACGCCAAGAAAATTAGCATACTGAATCCCAAGTACGATATTCTCGTCAAATTAACATTCTGTACAAAAAAAAGGTCCAGCCTTTCGGCTGAACCTTTTCTTTTTTTATATATAATGGTAATTTATACGTATTCTGGAGAATCTATTATAAGCTGAACAGTATCACTAACTGAATCATACCCGTCAGCAAAAGATCCCATCGGCATTTCATGAACGACCGGAATCGAAGTTGCCCCCAAAAGACTGACCGCAACGAATTCACTCCCAACATTGTCATTGTTGTCACCGAAGAAAAGGTCATCAGGAGTCAGAATGTCGAGCGAAGAAGAATCCTCAGCATCTTCCGGTATCATTAACGGCTCAAGCCATTCATTTGGTGAGATGGTATCGCCATCCCCATCGCCTGTCGCAGAGTTGTCCATAATGCCACCAGCAGCCGTCTCAATGGATTGATCTGCATCATTAAAAGCAAAAAGGTAGATATCGCCGGGAACTTCTTCACCTCCCTTCAGTTCAAATGAAGGAAGTGCATTTTCCTGAGCCAGAGTCAGATAGTTCTTGATAACGACAGAACCACCGCCCTCCCCGGTAAAGACAAGATCATTACCGTTGCATGAAAAAACGACTTCAGAAACAAAGAAGGTAAATTTGACTGGTACGTCCGATGAAACCTGATACTCAACAACCTCTCCTGCTTTAGGCAAGGAGACTTCAAGATTTGATGTGGAACTGATCTTGTCCGCCATAAGATCCTCCTGGAGCATTTATAGAAAAAGTCTAAAAAACAATCATTCCATAGTGCTTGTTTAAAAATAGCCGAAATCAATGATTTTCGTCAACCAAATAAACACTTACAATCCGATATGTTAGAATGTGAATAACTCAGCACCCCCCGAAGACATTACAAGCAGCCCTTTATTGGCAGCAATTTTTAATCATAGGCGTTTACAGCAGAATTTAATATTTTTCCACAGCTCAATGTTGATAAAAAAAGACACATCACACATACCCCCCTAGCGTATTACCCGACATCAAACTGACAATCATTTGATTTTCATGCAAAAATAAAACCAAAAAAATAACAATAAAAACACCTACGCATTTGCCTTTGTTCCTGTTGAAACATATTGTACCGATATTTCTTCAACCATTGTCGGGCGTTCATAATCATGATCACATTCAAAGATACAACCATCGGCGCACTAGAATTTACTGTCCGGTGGGAACATAACAACATTCAACACGAAGAATGGTTCCTTGGCCGGAAATTTAATCCGGTCAATGACGTTTTTCCTCGTGGTATGCGTGAATCTCTGGAAGGAAAAGGTGTCGGAGACTCGGTAACAATCACCTACGAACCACGCATGTGTATTCCGCGACACAAGGAAAGCATGGTTCAAACCTTCGACTTGGACCGTTTGCGGCCCAAGACCATACAGGGAGAGTCCATTGTTCCCCGTGAAGGAAGATTCTACCCCCAAGGACATATCAACGGTCTGCTGGATGTTTATCCAGACACCCTCACCCCTTTTCGCCTGACACAAATAGATGATGAGACTTTTACAGCTGATCGTAATCACCCTTTATCAACTATCCCTGTCACCATAACAGCTACCATTCAATACATGGAAGAACGCGGGACTGGTACGTATGGTTCTCTTACTCACTGGCGCGAAAAAATATGTGATTGGGGTCCAGGCATGCAGGCAACGCATGATGACGAGCCGACAGATTTTTTCCATCCGGCGTTCTTTGATCGAAAAGCTACAGAGGATACCCCCTTCAGCCCACCTCCTGTGGATGTCACAGCGAAACAAAATCTTGAAAATGCTTACGCCCGCTTCATCAAACCAGATATGCGCGTCCTCGATTTCTCCATGGGTACAGAGCGTCCCCAAGGCAAATTTGACGCAGCAATCTGCACTTTCTCTGTCGAATACATGCACAGGCCAGTAGATATCATCCGGTATGTCAGCCACTTTTTGGAACCCGGCGCCCCCATTGTCATAGGATTCTCAAACACGTTCGACGAGTCCAACGTCATTCAAGGTTGGAAAGAAATGCATGAATTCGAGCGCATGGGGCTGGTCTTGGAATACCTACGCTTTACCAAACTCGACAATGAAGCAGGAACCCTCTCATTCCGTAACGACTGGCGACAGAAGGATGATCCCCTCTTCAGGGAAACCAAAGGAGTCAGTGACCCGATCTATGTCGTCTATGGACACAAAGCGAAATAAAAAAAGCCCCGGAGAATAATTCTCCGGGGCTTTCATTTTTATAAACCAAACTTAGTCATCCAATTGAATATCTTTACCTTCCAACACACGGTTCATGTTGCGCACTGCGCACATCTTACCGCACATAGAGCAGGAATCCTCATGTTCGGGCTTGGAAGATTCACGGTACTCGTGAGGACGAACCGGGTCCATTGCGAGGTTGAACATGGCTTTCCAATCAAGAGCGGCGCGGGCTGTGGACATTTTGTCATCCCAATCGCGTGCACCAGGGTATCCTTTTGCGATATCGGCGGCATGAGCAGCGATACGCGTAGCGATAATCCCCTCTTTCATATCCTCCATAGTTGGCAAACGCAGATGTTCAGCCGGAGTGACGTAACACAGGAAATCCGCACCAGACATACCAGCGATGGCTCCACCAATGGCAGAAGTAATATGATCGTAACCAGGGGCAACATCTGTCACGATAGGACCGAGCACGTAAAACGGCGCTCCGTGGCACAATCTTTTTTCCATCATCATGTTACCGGCAATCTCACCCATAGCCATATGACC
This genomic window contains:
- a CDS encoding class I SAM-dependent methyltransferase codes for the protein MITFKDTTIGALEFTVRWEHNNIQHEEWFLGRKFNPVNDVFPRGMRESLEGKGVGDSVTITYEPRMCIPRHKESMVQTFDLDRLRPKTIQGESIVPREGRFYPQGHINGLLDVYPDTLTPFRLTQIDDETFTADRNHPLSTIPVTITATIQYMEERGTGTYGSLTHWREKICDWGPGMQATHDDEPTDFFHPAFFDRKATEDTPFSPPPVDVTAKQNLENAYARFIKPDMRVLDFSMGTERPQGKFDAAICTFSVEYMHRPVDIIRYVSHFLEPGAPIVIGFSNTFDESNVIQGWKEMHEFERMGLVLEYLRFTKLDNEAGTLSFRNDWRQKDDPLFRETKGVSDPIYVVYGHKAK
- a CDS encoding HD domain-containing phosphohydrolase translates to MAIKENMLGVKEVDCSDGISTEDYNQIDPNILDCFPRQQYPVNLFHWKEDIRVLSPVYVAGRDLDRHLRGKVRELSEKGLLFFSRNQIEQYTECVACNLDTALEDPNLTWEEKAGLFINELNRRQGALYTHHLAGHLEDLQRAVESLCVYLIQNPQRIARLVKDVHADLSIERRRINASIIALAIYVELNKGDMTLELLETIALGFLLYDIGMSRLSPLMLGKPQQLTTSERRTMREHPNAGVELLTKLNLTRQEIVEPVIQHHERLNGTGYPNKLKGESIGQLGRIAAVADSYCAMITDCAYRTCIPPINAAAELVTNERKYDQVICRTLVRFLQTVQK